In Paenibacillus guangzhouensis, a single window of DNA contains:
- the kduD gene encoding 2-dehydro-3-deoxy-D-gluconate 5-dehydrogenase KduD produces MGTFELQGKTALVTGVSGGLGRAMAIGLAEAGADIVAVSYSDASETMKAIEKLGRRTAFIQADLGKHEELDGVVSQAIEAFGGIDILVNNAGIIRRTPAAQHSWEDWQAVLDLNLNTVFYLCQQVGRHMIERGSGKIINIASMLTFQGGINVPGYTASKHAVAGITKALANEWASKGVQVNAIAPGYMETDNTAQIRADQNRFQSISERIPAGRWGTPEDLKGPIVFLASSASDYVNGHVLCVDGGWLVR; encoded by the coding sequence ATGGGAACTTTTGAATTGCAAGGTAAAACAGCGCTCGTAACTGGCGTCTCTGGCGGACTCGGCAGAGCAATGGCAATCGGGCTTGCAGAAGCGGGCGCCGATATCGTTGCGGTATCGTATTCAGATGCGAGCGAGACGATGAAGGCGATTGAGAAGCTTGGTCGCAGAACGGCTTTTATCCAAGCTGACCTGGGTAAGCATGAAGAGTTGGACGGCGTCGTTAGCCAAGCGATAGAAGCTTTTGGTGGCATCGATATTCTAGTGAACAATGCGGGGATTATTCGCAGAACGCCGGCAGCGCAGCACAGCTGGGAAGATTGGCAAGCGGTACTTGATCTGAACTTGAATACGGTCTTCTACCTCTGTCAGCAGGTCGGGCGCCATATGATCGAACGCGGCAGCGGCAAAATTATCAATATCGCATCGATGCTAACGTTCCAAGGCGGTATTAATGTACCGGGCTACACGGCGAGCAAACATGCGGTGGCGGGCATTACGAAGGCGCTGGCGAACGAGTGGGCTTCCAAAGGCGTACAGGTGAACGCAATCGCACCAGGCTACATGGAGACAGATAACACGGCGCAAATTCGTGCGGATCAGAATCGATTCCAATCGATTTCGGAGCGGATTCCAGCGGGCCGCTGGGGAACGCCGGAAGACCTGAAAGGGCCGATTGTTTTCCTTGCTTCGAGCGCATCGGATTACGTGAATGGTCATGTTCTTTGTGTCGATGGCGGATGGTTGGTGCGATAG
- a CDS encoding endonuclease MutS2, translated as MDKKIFRTMEYEKILHRLASHASTSIGKEMAESLQPVSSLNDVKRLLQATDEAYTIDRLKGSAPFGGIVDIRSSLRRAHIGGMLNAHELLDIANTIFGGRRVKRFIEQVHDDEPVPLIHDLSQLITDQKPLEDSIKACIDDQADVMDQASAELALIRRELRNGEVRIREKLEQMIRSSSVSKMLQDQLITIRNDRFVIPVKSEYRSHFGGIVHDQSSSGATMFIEPESIVAMNNKLREARLKEEREIEKILYRLSSEAGEQEVLLRADVEIMGDLDFMFAKARLAHVMKATLPMMNDRGFMKLRKGRHPLIDLDKVVPIDLELGNSFTSIIVTGPNTGGKTVSLKTIGLLSLMAMSGLFIPAEDGSQMCVFDAIYADIGDEQSIEQSLSTFSSHMTNIIRILQQMTEKSLVLLDELGAGTDPAEGSALAISILEHIHAKGCRMVATTHYSELKAYAYDRKGVINASMEFDVQTLSPTYRLLVGVPGRSNAFAIAERLGLSNEIIEHARGNVKEEDMRVESMIASLEENRLSAEAERVSAEQLRRELEALRKQQESERERFDAQRDKMIAKAEEEAREVVSKARREAETIIADLRKLAMEEGASVKEHKLIAARRQLDEAEPARRTQAPKRAKTKQARPIQAGDEVMVYSLNQRGHVVEMVGTEAVVQLGIMKMKVSLNDLEMVQAAATAKVQQQRHVTSVKRTRDDNVRTELDLRGANLEEALMEVDRFIDEAFLSNLGQIYIIHGKGTGILRTGIQEYLRKHRHVKSYRLGNYGEGGSGVTVAELS; from the coding sequence GTGGATAAGAAAATATTTAGAACGATGGAATATGAGAAGATTTTACATAGATTAGCTAGCCATGCTTCGACGAGTATTGGGAAAGAAATGGCGGAATCACTGCAACCTGTATCTTCTCTAAATGATGTGAAGCGGCTCTTACAGGCAACAGATGAAGCGTACACCATCGATCGACTCAAAGGAAGCGCGCCATTCGGGGGCATTGTAGATATACGCAGCAGTTTAAGACGCGCGCATATCGGGGGCATGCTGAATGCACATGAACTCCTTGATATTGCGAACACGATCTTCGGCGGAAGAAGAGTGAAGCGCTTCATTGAACAGGTGCATGATGACGAGCCGGTACCGCTCATCCATGACCTGAGTCAGTTGATCACAGATCAGAAGCCGCTTGAAGATTCAATCAAAGCTTGTATCGACGATCAAGCGGATGTTATGGATCAAGCGAGTGCCGAGCTTGCACTCATTCGCAGGGAGTTGCGCAATGGCGAGGTTCGAATTCGTGAGAAATTAGAACAGATGATTCGTTCGTCTTCCGTATCGAAGATGCTGCAAGATCAATTGATTACCATCCGGAATGATCGATTCGTTATTCCCGTGAAGAGCGAATATCGTTCGCATTTCGGTGGTATCGTACATGACCAATCGAGTTCGGGGGCTACGATGTTCATTGAGCCCGAATCGATTGTGGCTATGAATAATAAGCTTCGTGAGGCAAGATTGAAGGAAGAACGAGAAATCGAGAAAATTCTATATCGATTGTCATCCGAAGCGGGAGAACAGGAAGTTCTACTTCGGGCGGATGTCGAAATTATGGGAGACCTCGACTTCATGTTTGCCAAAGCTCGTCTTGCTCATGTCATGAAGGCCACCTTGCCGATGATGAATGATCGCGGCTTTATGAAGCTGCGTAAGGGGCGCCATCCGTTGATTGACTTGGATAAAGTCGTACCGATCGATCTGGAGCTCGGGAATTCGTTTACTTCAATTATCGTGACGGGGCCGAATACAGGTGGTAAGACCGTGTCGCTGAAGACGATTGGATTGCTAAGTCTCATGGCGATGTCGGGGTTGTTCATTCCAGCTGAAGACGGCAGTCAGATGTGTGTCTTCGATGCGATCTATGCCGATATTGGAGATGAGCAGAGTATTGAGCAGAGCCTCAGTACCTTCTCCAGCCATATGACGAATATTATTCGGATCCTGCAGCAAATGACGGAGAAGAGCTTGGTTCTCTTAGATGAGCTTGGAGCAGGTACGGACCCTGCCGAAGGATCGGCGCTTGCGATCTCGATCCTGGAGCATATTCATGCGAAAGGCTGCCGGATGGTTGCGACAACGCATTATAGTGAGCTCAAAGCTTATGCTTATGATCGTAAAGGCGTAATTAACGCCAGTATGGAATTTGATGTACAAACGCTCAGTCCAACGTATCGTCTCCTCGTGGGTGTGCCTGGACGAAGTAATGCATTTGCAATTGCGGAGCGGCTCGGATTATCGAATGAAATCATTGAACATGCACGCGGTAATGTCAAAGAAGAGGATATGCGCGTCGAGAGTATGATCGCTTCCCTCGAAGAGAATCGCTTAAGCGCAGAAGCGGAACGCGTCAGTGCCGAGCAGCTGCGTCGTGAGCTTGAGGCGCTCCGCAAGCAGCAAGAGAGCGAGCGGGAGCGGTTTGATGCGCAACGTGATAAGATGATTGCTAAGGCTGAAGAAGAAGCGCGTGAAGTGGTTAGCAAGGCGCGTCGTGAAGCCGAGACTATTATTGCAGATTTGCGTAAGCTCGCGATGGAGGAAGGCGCCTCGGTCAAGGAACACAAGCTGATTGCAGCGCGTCGCCAATTGGATGAAGCCGAACCTGCGCGCCGTACGCAAGCACCAAAACGTGCGAAGACCAAGCAGGCGAGACCGATCCAAGCGGGAGACGAAGTTATGGTCTACAGCTTGAATCAACGGGGGCATGTCGTCGAGATGGTAGGTACAGAAGCTGTTGTACAGCTTGGGATTATGAAGATGAAAGTTAGCTTGAACGATCTAGAAATGGTGCAGGCGGCTGCGACAGCCAAAGTGCAGCAGCAGCGTCATGTTACAAGTGTCAAACGGACACGGGATGACAATGTGCGTACGGAGCTCGACCTGCGGGGAGCGAACCTCGAAGAGGCGCTTATGGAAGTGGACCGATTCATTGATGAGGCTTTCTTATCGAATCTGGGTCAGATCTATATCATACACGGCAAAGGAACAGGCATTCTGCGCACGGGGATTCAAGAATACTTGCGTAAGCATCGTCACGTAAAGAGCTATCGCCTTGGTAACTATGGCGAAGGCGGATCTGGCGTGACAGTCGCTGAATTGTCTTAA
- the pheS gene encoding phenylalanine--tRNA ligase subunit alpha has protein sequence MKERLEELKEIAVTALSKVLDPQELNELRVKYLGKKGELTEVLRGMGSLSAEERPVIGQVANEVRGAIEGLVTTLQEKFRAEETAQRLAAETIDVTLPGRPMNAGAVHPLNKVIQDIEDIFIGMGYEIAEGPEVENDFYNFEALNLPKNHPARDMQDSFYITDEILMRTQTSPVQIRTMQAKKGQGPIKIICPGKVFRRDDDDATHSFQFYQMEGLVVDKNIRMSDLKGTLLQFVQQLYGKETQIRLRPSFFPFTEPSAEVDVTCVTCGGSGCRICKHTGWLEILGSGMVHPEVLRMGGYDPEEYSGFAFGLGIDRIAMLRYGIDDIRHLYTNDLRFLKQFSRI, from the coding sequence ATGAAAGAACGGTTAGAGGAACTGAAGGAAATCGCAGTCACTGCGCTGTCCAAAGTGTTGGACCCGCAAGAGCTTAACGAACTGCGCGTGAAATACCTTGGTAAGAAAGGCGAGCTCACGGAAGTGCTTCGTGGGATGGGAAGCTTAAGTGCGGAAGAACGTCCAGTTATCGGGCAAGTGGCGAATGAGGTACGTGGTGCGATCGAAGGACTGGTTACGACGTTGCAAGAGAAATTCCGCGCAGAAGAGACAGCACAACGTCTCGCTGCAGAGACGATTGATGTGACATTGCCAGGTCGCCCGATGAACGCAGGTGCAGTGCATCCGCTGAATAAAGTCATTCAGGATATTGAAGATATTTTCATCGGGATGGGTTATGAGATTGCGGAAGGGCCTGAAGTAGAGAACGACTTCTACAACTTCGAAGCGCTCAACTTGCCGAAGAACCATCCTGCGCGCGATATGCAGGACTCCTTCTACATTACGGACGAGATTCTTATGCGCACGCAGACTTCACCGGTCCAAATCCGTACAATGCAAGCGAAAAAAGGGCAAGGGCCAATTAAAATCATCTGCCCAGGCAAAGTGTTCCGCCGCGATGACGACGATGCGACGCATTCGTTCCAGTTCTACCAAATGGAAGGTCTTGTGGTCGACAAGAACATTCGCATGAGCGATTTGAAAGGGACGCTTCTTCAATTCGTACAGCAATTGTATGGTAAAGAGACACAAATTCGTCTGCGTCCAAGCTTCTTCCCGTTCACAGAGCCAAGCGCAGAGGTTGACGTAACGTGTGTGACTTGCGGCGGCAGCGGGTGCCGAATTTGCAAACATACAGGTTGGCTTGAAATTCTAGGTTCGGGTATGGTGCATCCAGAAGTATTGCGCATGGGCGGCTACGATCCTGAAGAATATTCAGGCTTCGCATTTGGCCTTGGAATTGACCGGATTGCGATGCTGAGATACGGCATTGACGACATCCGTCATCTATATACAAATGATTTGCGCTTCTTGAAGCAATTTTCACGGATTTAA
- the pheT gene encoding phenylalanine--tRNA ligase subunit beta produces the protein MRVSYQWLKDYIDISDLTAEQVADKIRYAGIEIDVVENRNKGVNKVVVGYVESKEKHPDADKLNVCTVNVGEEELLQIVCGAKNVDAGQKVPVALVGAVMPGGMEIKKAKLRGVASHGMICSAKELGLNDKLLPKEQQEGILVLPKATVIGTPIVDVLAIDDHVLELDLTPNRSDCLSMLGAAYEVAAILGREVKLPQVDVDAVASNAHAKDIVEVSITATELCSHYAARYISGVKIGPSPQWMQNRLMAAGVRPINNIVDITNYVMLEYGQPLHAFDADKLAGGKVGVRLASEGEVLVTLDDQERKLESSMLLITDGENKAIGIAGVMGGANSEVSSETVNIVLESAKFDGGSVRKTSRALGLRSEASIRFEKEVNPEAVIPALNRAAALMAECAGGAVAQGIVDTVVSKPEPTVVTLSLAKVNRYLGTTLSAEEVKAIFDRLQFAYTEQGDIVTVSVPKRRGDIKVDVDLIEEVARLYGYDNIPTTLIEGATTPGGYSKSQKIRRELRQLLTSMGMYEVVNYSFTHPAQNELFSGLTVGSKAVALSMPMSEERSVLRTSIVPSLLENAAYNRNRKTEDIAIFEVANLYSTNEETLTDLPSEQPMFGLLLAGNRQPAQWNLKAQKYDFYDAKGVLEAIFAHIGVEGQIRYVSNQPQGYHPGRSASIYLGEERIGAIGQVHPEIQQNKDLDDTYVAELQLAPLYEAADFRVTYKSLPRFPAVQRDIAVVVATGVAVGDMVAAAREEASDLLESIQVFDIYMGEKLGEGKKSVAISLVYRNLERTLTDEEVTEVHGKVVNRLEQSFEAELRK, from the coding sequence ATGAGAGTATCCTACCAATGGTTGAAGGATTATATCGATATTAGTGATCTGACGGCGGAGCAAGTCGCAGATAAAATTAGATATGCAGGGATTGAGATCGACGTTGTCGAGAACCGCAATAAAGGGGTCAACAAGGTTGTTGTCGGCTATGTGGAGTCGAAGGAAAAACACCCGGATGCGGATAAATTGAACGTATGTACCGTGAATGTCGGTGAAGAAGAACTGCTGCAAATCGTGTGCGGCGCGAAAAATGTGGATGCAGGCCAAAAGGTACCTGTGGCCCTTGTCGGAGCTGTTATGCCTGGCGGAATGGAAATCAAAAAAGCGAAGCTGCGCGGCGTAGCCTCCCACGGGATGATCTGCTCGGCGAAAGAGCTTGGCTTGAACGACAAGCTGCTACCAAAAGAACAGCAAGAAGGCATCTTGGTCTTGCCTAAGGCAACGGTAATCGGTACGCCGATCGTCGATGTCCTCGCGATTGATGACCATGTTCTTGAATTGGATCTAACACCTAACCGTTCGGACTGCTTGAGCATGCTCGGTGCAGCATACGAGGTTGCAGCGATCCTCGGGCGTGAAGTGAAATTACCGCAAGTGGATGTGGATGCCGTAGCTTCGAATGCGCATGCGAAAGATATTGTCGAAGTGAGCATTACGGCAACGGAATTGTGCAGCCATTACGCCGCTCGCTACATCAGTGGGGTGAAGATTGGTCCATCCCCGCAATGGATGCAAAATCGATTGATGGCGGCTGGTGTACGTCCGATCAATAACATTGTTGACATCACGAACTATGTGATGCTTGAATACGGTCAACCGCTGCATGCATTTGATGCTGACAAACTCGCTGGCGGCAAAGTTGGCGTACGTCTTGCAAGCGAAGGCGAAGTGCTCGTGACACTTGACGATCAAGAACGTAAATTGGAATCCTCCATGCTGCTCATTACAGACGGTGAGAACAAAGCGATTGGAATTGCCGGCGTGATGGGTGGAGCGAACTCGGAAGTATCTTCGGAGACGGTGAACATCGTACTGGAATCTGCGAAATTCGACGGTGGTTCGGTTCGCAAAACCTCTCGTGCGTTAGGATTACGTTCGGAAGCAAGCATTCGGTTCGAGAAAGAAGTGAATCCAGAGGCGGTTATCCCTGCGCTAAATCGTGCAGCAGCACTTATGGCTGAATGTGCAGGTGGGGCAGTTGCTCAAGGCATCGTAGATACCGTTGTAAGTAAGCCAGAACCTACGGTTGTCACATTATCGCTTGCCAAAGTGAACCGTTACCTGGGAACCACGCTATCTGCTGAAGAAGTGAAAGCGATCTTCGATCGTCTTCAATTTGCATATACAGAACAAGGCGATATCGTTACCGTATCGGTACCTAAGCGTCGCGGCGACATTAAAGTCGATGTCGATCTAATTGAAGAAGTGGCGCGTCTATACGGCTACGATAACATTCCGACGACATTGATCGAAGGCGCAACAACACCAGGCGGTTACTCGAAATCGCAAAAAATCCGCCGCGAACTTCGTCAATTGCTAACGAGCATGGGAATGTATGAGGTTGTGAACTACTCGTTTACGCACCCGGCACAAAACGAATTGTTCAGCGGTTTAACGGTTGGATCGAAAGCTGTAGCCCTGTCCATGCCGATGAGTGAAGAGCGCAGCGTGCTTCGCACGAGTATCGTGCCGAGCTTGCTGGAGAATGCAGCTTACAACCGTAATCGGAAGACAGAGGATATTGCCATCTTCGAAGTTGCGAACCTTTATTCGACGAATGAAGAGACTCTAACGGATTTGCCAAGCGAGCAGCCAATGTTCGGTCTACTGCTTGCAGGCAATCGTCAACCGGCACAATGGAATCTCAAAGCGCAGAAATACGATTTCTATGACGCTAAAGGTGTGCTGGAAGCGATTTTCGCTCACATTGGCGTTGAAGGTCAAATTCGTTATGTTTCCAATCAGCCGCAAGGCTATCATCCAGGACGCTCGGCGTCGATCTATCTGGGTGAGGAACGCATTGGCGCAATCGGTCAAGTGCATCCGGAAATTCAACAGAACAAGGACCTCGATGACACCTATGTCGCGGAATTGCAGCTTGCTCCGCTCTATGAAGCAGCTGATTTCAGAGTGACTTATAAATCCTTGCCGCGATTCCCTGCGGTACAGCGCGATATTGCGGTTGTAGTTGCGACAGGTGTCGCTGTTGGCGATATGGTTGCGGCTGCGCGTGAAGAAGCATCCGATTTGCTAGAGTCGATCCAAGTGTTCGATATTTATATGGGCGAGAAGCTTGGCGAAGGCAAGAAGAGCGTAGCGATCTCGCTTGTATATCGCAACTTAGAACGCACGTTGACAGATGAAGAAGTGACAGAAGTACATGGCAAGGTGGTAAACCGCCTGGAACAATCTTTTGAGGCGGAATTAAGAAAATAG
- a CDS encoding phage holin family protein, whose translation MNFLGHVVRFIVSALVLLVVSWIVPAFKIGGFWSALFLALAIAIIGWIIESIFGTKVTPFGRGIVGFLTSALVIWVAQFFIGGVSVSVIGAILGALVIGLIDLFIPVSTPYEAAK comes from the coding sequence ATGAATTTTCTTGGCCACGTTGTTCGATTTATCGTCTCGGCGCTTGTACTACTCGTCGTCAGCTGGATCGTCCCTGCCTTTAAAATTGGAGGATTCTGGAGCGCATTGTTCCTTGCCCTTGCGATTGCCATCATTGGATGGATTATCGAGAGCATCTTCGGCACAAAGGTAACGCCATTTGGCCGCGGTATAGTTGGTTTCTTAACCAGTGCGCTTGTCATTTGGGTTGCTCAATTCTTCATCGGCGGTGTGTCCGTATCCGTCATCGGTGCGATTCTCGGTGCGCTTGTGATCGGACTGATCGATCTATTCATTCCGGTCTCTACCCCATACGAAGCCGCGAAATGA
- a CDS encoding DUF350 domain-containing protein: MGNQLETLLLNPYFSMVAYFSVAVLALIVFLACFELFTKYRCWEEIRRGNVAVAMATGGKIFGICNIFRSSIQEARTIYESLAWASFGFVLLIIAYFLFEFLTPVFHIDEEIGKDNRAVGLIAMMISISLSFIISAGLS, translated from the coding sequence ATGGGGAATCAACTGGAGACGTTGCTCTTAAATCCTTATTTCTCAATGGTAGCTTATTTTTCAGTCGCTGTTCTTGCGCTGATCGTCTTCTTAGCTTGTTTTGAGCTGTTCACCAAATACCGGTGTTGGGAAGAAATTCGGCGTGGGAATGTGGCTGTCGCCATGGCAACGGGCGGCAAAATATTTGGTATATGCAATATTTTTCGCTCGAGTATTCAAGAGGCCAGGACGATTTATGAATCGCTCGCCTGGGCCTCCTTCGGATTCGTACTCTTAATCATTGCTTATTTCTTATTTGAGTTTTTGACGCCTGTGTTTCATATTGATGAGGAGATCGGCAAAGATAATCGGGCCGTAGGGCTTATTGCGATGATGATCTCGATCTCGTTGTCTTTTATTATTAGTGCAGGACTGTCTTAG
- a CDS encoding CvpA family protein codes for MQVNVIDYVWLGIAIIAGVYGYIRGFVNTFVSIFGICFSFIISILYYQQLSGWLGKTTGLNVTLSSILAFIVLFLVMKYVLVIAGGFLNFIAKAPGIHRLNRWSGAIFGVFEWIVISIIIIYLAKYMKAPEVKSMLEGSWVSRQISNHMPDIIAATAQFITRITGS; via the coding sequence ATGCAGGTAAACGTGATTGATTATGTATGGCTGGGGATTGCGATTATTGCCGGAGTCTACGGGTATATTCGCGGGTTCGTTAATACGTTCGTATCGATATTTGGCATTTGTTTTTCATTCATTATCTCGATTCTTTATTACCAACAACTTAGCGGCTGGTTGGGAAAGACAACAGGGCTGAATGTAACGCTCTCCAGTATTTTGGCCTTTATCGTCTTGTTCCTAGTGATGAAATATGTGCTCGTTATTGCAGGGGGCTTCCTGAATTTTATTGCAAAGGCACCAGGGATTCATCGATTAAATCGATGGTCCGGCGCTATATTCGGTGTTTTCGAGTGGATCGTTATCTCCATTATTATCATTTATTTGGCCAAATACATGAAGGCGCCCGAAGTGAAATCGATGCTTGAGGGAAGCTGGGTATCACGCCAGATCAGCAACCATATGCCAGATATTATTGCAGCGACCGCACAGTTTATTACGCGAATTACAGGAAGTTAA
- the zapA gene encoding cell division protein ZapA, which yields MTTEDRTRVTVEIYGAQYKLVGTSSKDYVKTVADYVNDHMVEIAKGNPRLDVPRIAVLAAVHMAEQLMDARRHQENIDKIKADYDKIQAELHRTRAEQAVKQEQAQKQLEDQKQQVQEKLKLIDEQKAQMAKLNAEHQEKLTQAELKHQEQLKQLGAERHKELTQLESKYKDESAQREAQFKEQATKAENVHKEQLSQLETKQNNQLSSLQGQWNTAKKEAGDLRSQLGQAVQREQALKSSEVKLKEQITQLEQQLASAKTAMDKQLADVQNLAAKQVDDSKALAAQQLQEAKAQAEKEIQEVKAQAEKQVTEVKANAVQARTTAEKQLTDLKAKYESEYKAMKEQLEQQLAEVKTLHDQQKSQSEQRLAALKSQFEEQFESMKSQLEQQIDDTQTQSEQQLAALKLQSEQELAELMEQYELQQQAAEQQYHREIAAAKQDSTVKIEQLQKKSEEELAEFMLQAEQELSEYKLISEQEWSEKQLQYEEELADLKEKCEKDLLHAKLNADVELEDMKSYYDELIQEEKLQMEEQLAATQAKYMELEASLSAKQQDIKQLQARIYDLEEREQSLRVSESELAARNSLLEQELQDEKSKLTDEQLQFEQLLEELAPLKALNAQLAATNEELAVTAERIRSDKEQLELDQLQWQDERDGLKEKLDQEQEQFRAAVERSEVLERSLNDAYDELSVLKEQFEVVSHQYRLLQSERELGADQENQVAEEYRKLQEEYAKLQQEYNEWIELIDQN from the coding sequence ATGACTACCGAAGATCGTACCCGCGTAACCGTAGAAATCTACGGAGCACAATACAAACTTGTCGGAACCTCTAGTAAAGACTACGTAAAAACGGTGGCGGACTACGTCAATGATCATATGGTTGAGATTGCAAAAGGAAATCCAAGATTAGATGTGCCACGGATCGCTGTTCTTGCAGCGGTACATATGGCGGAACAGCTGATGGACGCGCGTCGTCATCAGGAGAATATCGATAAGATCAAAGCAGATTACGATAAAATTCAAGCGGAGCTGCACCGCACACGTGCCGAACAGGCTGTGAAGCAGGAACAGGCACAGAAGCAGCTGGAAGATCAGAAGCAGCAAGTGCAAGAGAAATTGAAGTTGATTGATGAGCAGAAGGCTCAGATGGCGAAGCTGAACGCAGAGCATCAAGAGAAGCTGACGCAGGCCGAGCTGAAGCATCAAGAGCAGTTGAAGCAGCTTGGGGCAGAGCGTCACAAAGAGCTTACGCAACTGGAGTCGAAATATAAGGATGAATCCGCTCAGCGTGAAGCGCAGTTCAAGGAACAGGCAACAAAAGCTGAGAACGTACATAAAGAGCAATTATCTCAGCTGGAGACGAAGCAGAATAATCAACTATCTTCCCTTCAGGGGCAATGGAATACGGCGAAGAAGGAAGCGGGCGATCTTCGTTCGCAATTGGGGCAAGCGGTACAGCGCGAACAGGCGCTGAAGTCGAGCGAAGTGAAGCTGAAAGAGCAGATCACACAGCTTGAACAGCAGCTTGCATCAGCGAAGACCGCAATGGATAAACAGCTTGCCGATGTGCAGAATCTAGCGGCGAAGCAAGTGGATGATTCCAAAGCACTGGCAGCACAGCAGCTGCAAGAAGCGAAAGCGCAGGCAGAGAAGGAAATACAGGAAGTGAAGGCGCAAGCTGAGAAACAAGTGACGGAAGTGAAGGCGAATGCGGTACAGGCCAGAACAACGGCAGAGAAGCAGCTCACAGACTTGAAAGCGAAGTACGAATCAGAGTACAAGGCGATGAAGGAACAGCTCGAGCAACAGCTCGCGGAAGTGAAGACACTACATGACCAACAGAAATCTCAATCGGAGCAGCGTCTCGCTGCACTGAAATCGCAGTTCGAGGAACAATTCGAGTCGATGAAGTCGCAGCTCGAACAGCAGATTGATGATACACAAACGCAATCAGAACAACAGCTAGCGGCGCTCAAATTGCAATCGGAGCAAGAATTGGCCGAGCTCATGGAACAATACGAATTACAGCAGCAAGCAGCGGAGCAGCAGTATCATCGCGAGATCGCTGCCGCGAAGCAGGACTCCACAGTCAAGATCGAGCAGCTTCAGAAGAAGTCCGAGGAAGAGCTTGCAGAATTCATGCTGCAAGCGGAGCAAGAGCTATCGGAATACAAACTAATCTCCGAGCAAGAATGGTCTGAGAAGCAGCTGCAATACGAGGAAGAACTTGCTGATCTGAAGGAAAAATGCGAGAAGGACCTCTTACATGCGAAGCTGAACGCGGACGTTGAGCTGGAAGATATGAAGTCTTATTATGATGAGTTAATCCAAGAAGAGAAGCTGCAAATGGAAGAACAACTTGCAGCGACCCAAGCGAAATATATGGAACTCGAAGCAAGTTTATCGGCGAAACAACAGGATATCAAGCAGTTGCAGGCTCGAATCTACGACCTGGAAGAGCGGGAGCAATCGCTGCGTGTTTCGGAGAGTGAGCTGGCTGCTCGCAACAGCTTGTTGGAGCAAGAACTGCAGGATGAGAAATCGAAGCTAACAGACGAACAGCTTCAATTCGAACAACTGCTAGAGGAGCTTGCTCCGCTTAAGGCATTGAATGCCCAATTGGCTGCGACCAATGAAGAGCTGGCGGTGACGGCTGAACGGATCCGGTCCGATAAAGAACAGCTTGAACTGGATCAATTGCAATGGCAGGATGAACGCGATGGTCTGAAGGAGAAGCTTGATCAAGAGCAAGAGCAGTTCCGTGCAGCAGTGGAACGCAGCGAGGTGCTCGAGCGTTCATTAAATGATGCGTACGATGAGCTGAGTGTACTAAAGGAACAATTCGAGGTCGTCTCCCATCAATATCGCTTACTTCAATCGGAACGCGAGCTTGGTGCTGATCAAGAGAATCAAGTGGCTGAAGAATACCGTAAGCTGCAGGAAGAATACGCGAAACTCCAACAAGAGTACAATGAGTGGATCGAACTCATTGATCAGAACTAA